In a genomic window of Sardina pilchardus chromosome 20, fSarPil1.1, whole genome shotgun sequence:
- the zfp36l1a gene encoding mRNA decay activator protein ZFP36L1a: MTTAVASPFDLSEVINKYNTKMLNYKNNILTGTHGLSVPCSSANMPSSTLLDRKAVGTPSASMYQRRHSVTLPSSSRLNHNQFLNLAKPSDVTLLNAGLVGHSMGSIGSIGSSNNSSSSNKENRLRERSYSETGERLLHKGGTGLTLGPLPTSPTSNGNSPCLGTPTGQVNSSRYKTELCRPFEENGSCKYGDKCQFAHGGHELRSLSRHPKYKTELCRTFHTIGFCPYGPRCHFIHNAEERRGPPSAPISPLSASNGKMERPQLHHSFSFAGFPSTGCASSSSSSSCSSLGGSAGSYLRDGPTSLTPPPIFPAEDEIPEWPSSNPFTFSGQKLANIFCPSLSLPSGDPVPTAAAPGAPLTSVGQAPPSPTGSGGTPSMYLFRPMTESPQPFEFPSSQPDSLSDQEGYHSSSGSSSLSGSESPVLDTSRRLPIFSRLSISDD, translated from the exons ATGACCACAGCCGTGGCTTCGCCTTTTGACTTGAGCGAAGTGATCAACAAG taCAACACCAAGATGCTGAACTACAAGAACAACATACTAACCGGCACTCATGGATTGTCGGTGCCCTGCTCCAGTGCCAACATGCCCAGCTCAACCCTGCTGGACAGGAAGGCCGTTGGCACCCCATCAGCCAGCATGTACCAGCGACGGCACTCGGTAACCCTACCCAGCAGCTCCAGACTCAACCACAACCAGTTTCTCAACTTGGCCAAGCCCTCTGACGTAACCCTGCTGAACGCTGGGTTGGTGGGCCACAGCATGGGCAGCATTggcagcattggcagcagcaataacagcagcagcagcaacaaggAGAACCGCCTGAGGGAGCGCTCTTACTCCGAGACAGGCGAGCGTCTCCTGCACAAGGGTGGCACCGGTCTGACCCTTggtcccctccccacctcccccaccagCAATGGCAACAGCCCCTGCCTGGGCACCCCGACCGGGCAGGTGAACTCCAGCCGCTACAAGACCGAGCTGTGCCGGCCCTTCGAGGAGAACGGCTCGTGCAAGTACGGCGACAAGTGCCAGTTTGCCCACGGTGGCCACGAGCTGCGCAGCCTGAGCCGCCACCCCAAGTACAAGACGGAGCTGTGCCGCACCTTCCACACCATCGGCTTCTGCCCGTACGGCCCGCGCTGCCACTTCATCCACAACGCCGAGGAGCGCCGGGGGCCGCCGTCCGCGCCCATCTCGCCCCTCTCGGCCTCCAACGGCAAGATGGAGCGGCCGCAGCTTCACCACAGCTTCAGCTTCGCCGGCTTCCCCAGCACCggctgcgcctcctcctcctcctcctcctcgtgctCCTCCCTGGGCGGGAGCGCTGGCAGCTACCTGCGGGACGGCCCCACCTCCCTCACCCCGCCGCCCATCTTCCCCGCCGAGGACGAGATCCCCGAGTGGCCCAGCTCCAACCCCTTCACCTTCTCTGGCCAGAAGCTGGCCAACATCTTCTGCCCCTCGCTGAGCTTGCCCTCTGGTGACCCCGTGCCAACGGCTGCGGCCCCTGGCGCTCCCCTGACCTCTGTCGGCCAGGCGCCTCCCTCTCCCACGGGCAGCGGCGGCACGCCCTCGATGTACCTCTTCAGGCCGATGACCGAGTCCCCGCAGCCCTTCGAGTTTCCGTCCAGCCAGCCAGACTCGCTGTCGGACCAGGAGGGCTACCACAGCAGCTcgggcagcagcagcctgaGCGGCTCCGAGTCACCCGTGCTGGACACCAGCCGCAGGCTGCCCATCTTCAGCCGCCTGTCCATCTCCGACGACTAG